A window of Haliscomenobacter hydrossis DSM 1100 contains these coding sequences:
- a CDS encoding energy transducer TonB produces the protein MKPLSNLNFYKFSRLILFLIGFSVTMLHGQNRSESLPPMEMYQVTENGDTIYKIVETMPGFPNGQAGLFKFLAKNIQYPLAAREYGVEGMVVIRLIIDATGKVIEPTIVKSSSEKKDDTAQGFVIDSRKPYYDQIDKEALRVVKMMPDWTPGIVEGEAVSIAFNLPISFRLEGRGRRNNRH, from the coding sequence ATGAAACCATTATCAAATCTCAATTTTTACAAATTTTCAAGACTTATCTTGTTCTTGATCGGTTTTTCTGTCACGATGTTGCACGGGCAAAATCGAAGCGAAAGTCTTCCACCCATGGAAATGTATCAGGTGACAGAAAATGGGGATACCATTTACAAAATCGTAGAAACAATGCCTGGCTTCCCAAATGGTCAGGCCGGCTTGTTTAAATTTCTTGCTAAAAATATTCAGTACCCCCTTGCTGCACGCGAGTATGGGGTAGAAGGAATGGTGGTCATTCGACTGATTATTGATGCTACAGGCAAGGTTATTGAACCGACAATCGTAAAGTCATCCAGCGAAAAAAAAGACGATACCGCCCAGGGGTTTGTGATCGATAGCCGCAAGCCTTATTACGATCAAATCGACAAAGAAGCCTTACGCGTAGTCAAAATGATGCCCGACTGGACGCCTGGAATCGTGGAGGGAGAGGCGGTGAGTATTGCGTTTAATTTGCCGATTTCGTTTAGGTTGGAAGGGAGAGGAAGGAGGAATAATAGGCATTAA
- a CDS encoding energy transducer TonB — protein sequence MKTSSTFKSAKLCFYCLIFTFSVFTNISGQSMDSTGSTIQEADLSSRFNIIKASPEVMPVFPNGQDGLVRYISSNLRYPIWAMEEGIEGVVVIGLIIGTSGQVIDAVVLKSCSVEFPGDVPSPKVEDKLRLYEGLDQAALYLVKNMPNWQPGLVDGEAVNTKISIPFTFKLDEQMAKHQRWISRKNDSTPLQHFFVSISQAFFHGMQQGMGGIRIGK from the coding sequence ATGAAAACCTCTTCAACATTCAAGAGCGCCAAGCTCTGTTTCTATTGTTTAATCTTCACTTTTTCCGTATTCACCAACATTTCAGGACAAAGTATGGACAGCACTGGATCAACAATCCAGGAAGCTGATCTGAGCAGCCGTTTCAACATCATCAAGGCCTCCCCCGAAGTGATGCCGGTGTTCCCCAATGGCCAAGATGGTTTGGTCAGGTACATTTCCAGCAACCTGCGGTACCCCATCTGGGCCATGGAAGAAGGGATAGAAGGCGTCGTCGTCATTGGACTCATCATCGGAACATCCGGACAGGTGATTGATGCAGTCGTGCTCAAATCTTGTAGCGTGGAATTTCCTGGTGACGTTCCTTCTCCTAAGGTGGAAGATAAACTCCGACTTTACGAGGGGCTGGATCAAGCCGCGCTCTATTTGGTCAAAAATATGCCCAATTGGCAACCTGGTCTGGTGGATGGCGAAGCGGTGAATACCAAAATTTCCATTCCATTTACGTTCAAACTAGATGAACAGATGGCGAAACACCAAAGATGGATAAGTCGTAAAAATGATTCCACTCCTTTGCAACATTTTTTTGTCTCCATATCACAGGCGTTTTTCCATGGCATGCAACAGGGTATGGGGGGGATTAGAATTGGAAAATAA
- a CDS encoding DEAD/DEAH box helicase, producing the protein MAKVQGKKSASAKNKKKKPETVSYHKKPDKLETKKWQIALRRQFATTQSYIIVNEGEHPVYSDFLVSNPTFESTYKVAIRSKNIGENFCACPDFKSSNLGTCKHIEWTLNYLGNKRGFKKYFKTPPTRAYSSVYLHYDEQRTIRLRIGTECKPELEALALEYFDAQGVLFPHAYLDFEHFLEKARAIHPDLRCYDDALEFILQQRETQSRARRIAEIEQHSDAYFKNLLNVELFPYQKEGILFAARASRCLIADEMGLGKTVQALGAAELLRQEQRVANTLIVCPTSLKYQWKTEIEKFTGASAVVIEGPQIKRKALYENDHSFFKIITYNVVVQDARLINNILSPDLIILDEAQRFKNWNTKISRAVKSLNIRYRFVLTGTPLENKIEELYSIVQFVDPYILGPLYSFLERHQVKDPESGRVIGYQDLGAINKALQPVMIRRLKKNVLKQLPERMDKNLFVPMTKEQNDMHRAYADEVAKLVAKWRRFHFLSEQDRNRLLSFLNLMKMSCDSTFVVDQKTRHDTKIDELMCILEEALVDEEVKVVVFSQWERMTRLVAQELRERDIPFESLHGGVDSTERGNMLIRFNETPECRIFLSTDAGGVGLNLQSASLLINLDVPWNPAVLEQRIGRIYRMGQERRVNVINLVSIATLEHRLLDTLKFKASMAAGVLDNGAENIFLGEDRFKEFMHSVETLTQSVGTDAEVDVISPIEDTEELVGAGKTEESNPESDFRDAPAVEAEPETTPIAPQTQEQGDSSKRSTQTKPTTESPTPQDQRQGQSGHEGLGSRGSNSDEMAPPASAQELVSMGVNFLSGLSQTLSSPEKTAELVNSLVEKDAQTGQTYLKIPVQSQEVVSNALQVLGALFGGVRK; encoded by the coding sequence AAGCACCTACAAAGTGGCCATCCGCAGCAAAAACATTGGCGAGAATTTCTGCGCTTGCCCTGATTTCAAATCCAGCAATTTAGGGACCTGCAAACACATTGAGTGGACTTTGAACTACCTCGGCAACAAACGTGGCTTCAAAAAATACTTCAAAACGCCACCCACCCGCGCTTACTCTTCCGTCTATTTGCATTACGACGAGCAACGTACCATCCGGCTGCGCATTGGTACGGAATGCAAACCCGAATTAGAGGCCCTGGCTCTGGAATATTTTGATGCGCAGGGTGTATTGTTCCCCCATGCTTACCTCGATTTTGAGCACTTCCTGGAGAAAGCCCGCGCCATTCATCCAGATTTGCGCTGTTATGACGATGCCCTGGAATTCATCCTTCAACAGCGGGAAACCCAAAGCCGGGCGCGCAGGATAGCCGAAATTGAACAGCACAGCGACGCCTATTTTAAAAACCTGCTGAACGTTGAGCTTTTTCCCTATCAAAAAGAAGGAATCCTTTTTGCCGCCCGGGCCAGTCGCTGCCTCATTGCCGATGAAATGGGGCTAGGTAAAACCGTGCAGGCCCTTGGCGCAGCGGAATTGTTGCGCCAGGAACAGCGCGTTGCCAACACCCTGATTGTATGCCCCACCTCCCTGAAATACCAATGGAAAACCGAGATTGAAAAATTTACCGGAGCGAGTGCAGTGGTGATTGAAGGCCCACAAATCAAACGTAAAGCGCTTTATGAAAATGACCACAGTTTTTTCAAAATCATCACGTACAATGTGGTGGTACAAGATGCCCGGCTGATCAACAACATCCTCAGTCCTGACCTGATCATTCTGGACGAAGCGCAACGTTTTAAAAACTGGAATACCAAAATTTCTCGTGCAGTTAAATCGCTCAACATTCGCTATCGGTTTGTACTCACGGGTACGCCCCTGGAAAATAAAATCGAGGAGCTGTATTCCATTGTGCAGTTTGTCGACCCCTATATTTTGGGTCCACTGTACAGTTTTTTGGAACGCCATCAGGTCAAAGATCCGGAAAGTGGCAGGGTGATTGGTTATCAGGATTTGGGGGCAATCAACAAAGCCCTGCAGCCCGTGATGATACGTCGGCTCAAAAAGAACGTACTCAAACAGCTACCCGAACGCATGGACAAAAACCTCTTTGTGCCCATGACCAAGGAGCAAAACGACATGCACCGTGCCTATGCCGATGAGGTGGCCAAATTGGTGGCCAAGTGGCGGCGTTTCCATTTTTTGAGTGAACAGGATCGCAATCGCTTGTTGAGCTTTCTCAACCTGATGAAGATGTCCTGCGACAGCACATTTGTCGTAGACCAAAAAACCCGCCACGATACCAAAATCGATGAGTTGATGTGCATCCTCGAAGAGGCATTGGTGGATGAAGAGGTAAAAGTGGTGGTCTTCAGCCAATGGGAACGCATGACCCGACTGGTGGCTCAGGAGTTGCGAGAACGAGATATTCCATTCGAAAGTTTGCACGGCGGCGTCGACAGCACTGAACGGGGCAATATGTTGATCCGTTTCAACGAGACGCCCGAATGCCGCATCTTCCTGTCTACCGATGCGGGTGGAGTGGGGCTCAACCTGCAATCGGCCTCCCTGCTCATCAACCTGGATGTACCCTGGAATCCGGCGGTGTTGGAGCAGCGCATTGGCCGCATTTACCGCATGGGGCAAGAACGCCGGGTCAATGTAATCAACCTGGTTTCCATCGCGACCCTGGAACACCGCTTGCTAGATACCCTCAAGTTTAAAGCATCGATGGCTGCGGGCGTATTGGACAATGGAGCAGAAAACATCTTCTTGGGCGAGGACCGCTTCAAGGAGTTTATGCACTCCGTAGAAACCCTTACCCAATCGGTAGGAACCGATGCGGAAGTGGACGTCATCAGCCCCATCGAAGATACTGAAGAACTGGTTGGCGCAGGTAAAACAGAAGAGTCGAACCCAGAAAGCGATTTTAGAGATGCACCTGCAGTAGAAGCTGAACCGGAAACCACTCCCATTGCGCCTCAAACGCAGGAGCAAGGTGACTCATCCAAACGCAGTACCCAAACCAAACCAACCACTGAAAGTCCAACGCCGCAAGACCAGCGTCAAGGGCAAAGTGGCCACGAAGGCCTGGGTAGTCGAGGGAGCAACAGTGATGAAATGGCACCACCTGCTTCGGCACAAGAATTGGTCAGCATGGGGGTCAATTTCCTGAGCGGCTTGAGCCAAACCTTGTCCAGCCCCGAAAAAACGGCGGAATTGGTCAATTCATTGGTGGAAAAAGATGCACAAACGGGACAAACGTATTTAAAAATCCCGGTGCAGAGTCAGGAGGTGGTGAGCAATGCCTTGCAGGTGTTGGGGGCTTTGTTTGGGGGGGTGAGGAAGTGA